In a single window of the Subtercola sp. PAMC28395 genome:
- a CDS encoding NAD(P)-dependent oxidoreductase, producing MTVLVTGASGMLGRAVATELIRAGHTVSTFQRGVSGVPGARDVRGSLTDEREVQRAVEGVESIIHLAAKVSMAGRVADFDAVNVQGTRSLLEAARQAGVSRFVMVSSPSVAHAGVAVIGDDALPADPANARGDYARSKAESELLALAADRPGFAVVAVRPHIVWGPGDTQLIERIVERSRQGRLPLLSGGLALIDTTYVDNAATAIVAGLGRAVQVHGESFVVTNGEPRTVRELLAGICAAAGVPAPQWGVPAPLARAAGGAIEHFWGLKARADEPPMTRFLAEQLSTSHWYDQRRTRHSLGWEPAVSLDEGLGRLRDWYAAQ from the coding sequence ATGACGGTACTGGTCACCGGCGCGAGCGGAATGCTCGGGCGGGCGGTTGCCACCGAGCTGATCCGCGCTGGCCACACCGTGTCGACGTTCCAGCGCGGAGTGTCGGGCGTGCCTGGAGCGAGGGACGTTCGCGGCTCGCTCACCGATGAGCGGGAGGTGCAGCGGGCTGTCGAGGGAGTGGAGTCGATCATCCATCTTGCTGCCAAGGTGTCGATGGCAGGTCGCGTCGCCGACTTCGACGCGGTGAACGTGCAGGGCACTCGATCACTGTTGGAGGCGGCTCGCCAAGCCGGCGTCTCACGGTTTGTGATGGTCTCTTCGCCCTCTGTCGCCCACGCGGGAGTCGCGGTGATCGGCGACGATGCACTGCCGGCCGACCCCGCAAACGCCCGCGGTGACTACGCACGAAGTAAGGCTGAATCCGAGTTGCTTGCACTGGCGGCGGACCGGCCCGGATTCGCTGTCGTCGCGGTGCGGCCACACATCGTGTGGGGGCCCGGCGACACCCAGCTGATCGAGCGCATCGTCGAGCGCTCCAGACAGGGTCGCCTGCCGCTTCTGAGCGGGGGGCTGGCGCTCATCGATACGACGTATGTGGACAACGCGGCAACGGCGATCGTCGCTGGCCTCGGTCGTGCGGTGCAGGTGCATGGAGAATCCTTCGTCGTGACCAATGGTGAACCGCGCACCGTGAGGGAACTGCTGGCGGGAATCTGCGCTGCAGCTGGCGTGCCTGCGCCGCAGTGGGGAGTGCCGGCACCGCTGGCTCGGGCAGCGGGCGGCGCGATCGAACACTTCTGGGGCCTCAAGGCACGCGCCGACGAACCGCCGATGACGCGGTTTCTCGCCGAGCAGTTGTCGACGTCGCACTGGTACGACCAGCGACGCACCCGGCACTCTCTTGGCTGGGAGCCCGCGGTGAGCCTCGATGAGGGCCTTGGCCGTCTGCGCGACTGGTACGCAGCCCAGTAG
- a CDS encoding alpha/beta fold hydrolase yields the protein MPGLRDEWSRLVSAPDSLGGSRTWHILDNGAELAAAGLTPTGTILCVHGNPTWSYLWRTVLQQATEWARSGGDAPQGDASEGDTSQGIAEVWRVIAVDQLEMGYSERSGQSRTLKTRVADLGLLTETLELQTPVVTLGHDWGGVVSLGWAVDHPDLLAGVMLLNTAIHQPEDSPLPAVLRLVLQRSLLVTSTVRTTGFLDTTLAIAHPALAGDVRAAFRAPYRTAARRAGIGAFVADIPVDDEHESSVELSRISTAVAKLSVPALMLWGPRDPVFSDRYLADLITRLPHADVARFERAGHLVGEDVAVAPIMMTWLAEHITASDDRQPVSAQGTHPAAEHSAVPAGDEISVAPWRPLWATLDEFAGDSTRAAETALVEMAPRGSREQRVVTWGLLGKRVSEISEGLLQIGVKKGDRVSLLIPPGADLTAVVYACLRIGAIIVVADAGLGLTGLGRAVRGAHPTHIIGIQRALTAARALGWPGQKISAGQLGRPLASVLRVSHSLGDIARIGRDARKQRGELPLGSDDAVGADVAVGAGDTAAILFTSGSTGPAKGVVYTHGQLSALISVLSRQFGIGPGTGLVAGFAPFALLGPALGAVSVTPDMDVTSPRTLTAQAVAQAAIAVDATVVFASPAALVNVLATASELTLSERRALGSVSTVLSAGAPLAVPLLERVQKLVPEAIIHTPYGMTEGLVMTDVTLAEILRSAADGGVAGGVCVGRPVAGVSIRISALDALGGATGELLATPGVTGEIVVAAAHLKDHYDQLWVTERESRRDRDSAAKTASGLSESRWHRTADVGHFDANGRLWVEGRLSHVISTAAGVITPVGPEQAVEKLPGVKRAAAVGVGPSGAQQLVVVVELDGAKRLRSGVTLATATLSSDVRNVVRASTAHVGGSDVAAVLVVSDLPTDVRHNSKIDRIALAAWAGDILAGGRRHAP from the coding sequence ATGCCGGGACTCCGTGATGAGTGGTCCCGCCTGGTGTCGGCACCCGATTCCCTCGGTGGCTCACGCACGTGGCACATTCTCGACAATGGAGCCGAACTCGCGGCGGCCGGGCTGACGCCTACGGGAACGATTCTCTGCGTGCACGGCAACCCCACCTGGTCGTACCTCTGGCGAACCGTGTTGCAGCAAGCGACCGAATGGGCTCGATCTGGCGGCGATGCACCTCAGGGCGATGCATCTGAGGGCGACACCTCCCAGGGCATTGCAGAAGTCTGGCGGGTCATCGCCGTCGACCAGCTCGAAATGGGCTACTCCGAGCGCTCCGGCCAGAGCCGCACGCTGAAGACGCGCGTCGCCGACCTCGGCCTGCTGACCGAGACCCTCGAACTCCAGACTCCCGTCGTCACACTCGGGCACGACTGGGGCGGCGTCGTCTCGCTCGGCTGGGCTGTCGATCATCCTGACCTTCTGGCCGGCGTGATGCTGCTGAACACCGCGATCCACCAGCCAGAGGATTCGCCGCTGCCGGCCGTGCTTCGTCTCGTACTCCAGCGGTCTTTGCTCGTCACGAGCACGGTTCGCACCACCGGTTTTCTCGACACCACCCTCGCGATTGCTCATCCGGCTCTGGCTGGAGATGTACGAGCAGCCTTCCGGGCTCCCTATCGAACGGCTGCCAGGAGGGCGGGCATCGGTGCCTTTGTGGCTGACATTCCGGTGGATGACGAGCACGAGAGTTCTGTCGAGCTCAGCCGCATCTCCACGGCTGTAGCGAAACTGTCGGTTCCTGCACTCATGCTCTGGGGTCCTCGTGACCCTGTCTTCAGTGACCGCTACCTGGCCGACCTGATCACCCGGTTGCCCCACGCCGACGTGGCGCGATTCGAGCGAGCTGGGCACCTCGTGGGCGAAGACGTGGCCGTCGCGCCGATCATGATGACGTGGCTCGCAGAGCACATCACGGCTTCGGATGATCGCCAGCCCGTCAGCGCACAGGGCACTCATCCCGCAGCCGAGCACTCCGCGGTGCCCGCCGGTGATGAGATCAGTGTTGCCCCGTGGCGTCCGCTCTGGGCGACGCTCGACGAGTTCGCCGGAGACAGCACCCGGGCAGCAGAAACCGCCCTCGTCGAGATGGCTCCCCGCGGTTCCCGTGAGCAGCGTGTGGTCACCTGGGGGTTGCTTGGTAAACGCGTGTCGGAGATCTCAGAGGGCCTGCTGCAGATCGGCGTGAAGAAGGGCGACCGGGTGTCGCTGTTGATTCCGCCCGGTGCCGACCTCACAGCCGTCGTGTACGCCTGCCTCCGCATCGGGGCGATCATCGTGGTCGCCGACGCCGGGCTCGGTCTTACTGGTCTCGGGCGTGCCGTACGGGGCGCCCACCCCACACACATCATCGGAATCCAGCGTGCTTTGACTGCCGCCCGCGCCCTCGGCTGGCCTGGGCAGAAGATCTCAGCGGGTCAGCTCGGTCGGCCGCTTGCCTCCGTGCTCCGGGTCTCGCACTCACTGGGTGACATCGCCCGGATCGGCCGCGACGCCCGAAAACAACGGGGAGAATTGCCGCTCGGTTCTGACGATGCCGTCGGCGCAGATGTTGCTGTCGGCGCTGGTGACACCGCGGCTATTCTCTTCACCTCGGGCTCGACCGGCCCGGCCAAGGGAGTCGTCTACACCCACGGCCAGCTCAGTGCCCTCATCTCCGTGTTGTCACGCCAATTCGGCATCGGGCCAGGTACCGGTCTCGTCGCCGGATTCGCGCCCTTTGCCCTGCTCGGCCCGGCCCTCGGCGCAGTCTCGGTCACACCGGACATGGACGTCACCTCACCTCGAACGCTGACGGCGCAGGCGGTCGCCCAGGCCGCCATCGCGGTCGACGCCACCGTCGTGTTCGCCTCTCCCGCCGCCCTGGTGAACGTTCTTGCGACAGCGTCGGAGCTGACGCTGTCTGAACGGCGTGCCCTCGGGTCGGTCTCGACCGTGCTGTCTGCGGGCGCCCCCCTCGCCGTGCCGCTGCTCGAACGGGTTCAGAAGCTGGTTCCTGAGGCGATCATCCATACCCCCTACGGAATGACAGAAGGGCTGGTGATGACCGATGTCACACTGGCAGAGATCCTGAGGTCGGCAGCCGACGGCGGGGTAGCGGGCGGAGTGTGCGTGGGCAGGCCCGTCGCCGGGGTCAGCATTCGGATCAGCGCCCTCGACGCTCTCGGAGGAGCGACAGGCGAGCTCCTCGCTACGCCGGGAGTGACCGGGGAGATCGTCGTGGCGGCGGCACATCTGAAAGACCACTACGACCAGCTCTGGGTGACGGAACGCGAATCGCGGCGCGATCGTGATAGCGCCGCCAAGACCGCGTCGGGTCTCTCCGAATCGCGCTGGCACCGCACCGCAGACGTGGGCCACTTCGACGCGAACGGCCGCCTCTGGGTCGAAGGGCGCTTGTCGCATGTCATCTCGACGGCCGCGGGTGTGATCACTCCGGTCGGCCCCGAGCAGGCCGTCGAGAAGCTACCCGGAGTCAAGCGGGCCGCGGCAGTGGGCGTCGGGCCCAGCGGTGCGCAGCAGCTCGTCGTCGTCGTCGAACTCGACGGTGCGAAGCGTCTGCGCTCAGGGGTGACTCTGGCAACAGCCACTCTCAGTAGTGATGTACGAAACGTTGTGCGGGCTTCCACAGCCCACGTCGGGGGGAGTGACGTAGCCGCTGTGCTCGTGGTGAGCGACCTGCCGACGGATGTTCGGCACAACTCGAAGATCGACCGGATCGCTCTCGCGGCCTGGGCTGGCGACATTCTCGCCGGCGGGCGTCGGCACGCACCATGA
- a CDS encoding 3-oxoacyl-ACP synthase III, which produces MTNSNATFRHQNSALLAVKARLAPLVVTSEEIDVRLAEALTRLRLPTGLLERVAGVVSRRNWDETQTFDQAAASAAQDALEAAKVDPKDVGLLINTSVTRKHLEPSVAVGIHHALGLPSSAMNFDITNACLGFVNGMTLASQMIDSGQIKYAVIVDGEDSNEIQANTIHRLSQPGISRKDFVNEFASLTLGSGAAAAVLGPADAHPEGHRIIGGISRAGTEHHLLCVGDKDGMFTHTKELLAGGMALVVEAWKEAKGQWDWQKMDRYILHQVSDVHTDSIVKAAKIDRKKIPLTYPLLGNVGPASLPMTLALEVEKLIKGQRILCMGVGSGINTAMTEIVW; this is translated from the coding sequence TTGACGAACAGCAATGCCACGTTCCGGCATCAGAACTCCGCTCTTCTGGCGGTCAAAGCGCGGCTCGCACCCCTCGTGGTCACGTCAGAAGAGATCGATGTTCGCCTCGCCGAGGCTCTGACGCGGCTCCGGCTGCCGACGGGCCTGCTCGAGCGGGTGGCCGGCGTCGTTTCACGCCGCAACTGGGATGAGACCCAGACGTTCGACCAGGCAGCAGCATCTGCCGCACAAGACGCCCTCGAGGCTGCGAAGGTCGACCCGAAAGACGTCGGTCTGCTCATCAACACCTCTGTGACGCGCAAGCACCTCGAACCGTCGGTCGCAGTGGGCATCCACCATGCCCTGGGGCTGCCGTCGTCGGCGATGAACTTCGACATCACGAATGCCTGCCTCGGATTCGTCAACGGCATGACGCTTGCCTCGCAGATGATCGACTCCGGTCAGATCAAGTACGCGGTCATCGTCGACGGCGAAGACTCGAACGAGATCCAGGCGAACACCATCCACCGGCTCTCGCAGCCCGGCATCTCACGCAAGGACTTCGTTAACGAGTTCGCGTCGCTCACTCTCGGATCGGGTGCCGCCGCCGCCGTTCTCGGCCCGGCCGATGCCCACCCAGAGGGCCACCGGATCATCGGGGGTATCTCGCGAGCCGGTACCGAGCACCACCTGCTCTGCGTCGGCGACAAAGATGGCATGTTCACGCACACGAAGGAGCTGCTGGCCGGAGGCATGGCTCTCGTGGTCGAAGCGTGGAAGGAAGCCAAGGGCCAGTGGGACTGGCAGAAGATGGACCGCTACATCCTTCACCAGGTCTCCGATGTGCACACCGACTCCATCGTGAAGGCCGCGAAGATCGATCGTAAGAAGATCCCGCTCACCTATCCGCTGCTGGGCAATGTGGGGCCGGCTTCGCTGCCGATGACCCTGGCACTCGAGGTCGAGAAGCTCATCAAGGGCCAGCGGATTCTCTGCATGGGGGTCGGGTCAGGCATCAACACAGCGATGACCGAGATCGTCTGGTAG
- a CDS encoding proline--tRNA ligase produces MPTRLTNYFLKTLREDPSDAEVTSHRLLVRAGYIRRQAPGIFAWLPLGLRVKSKIEAIIRDEMTNAGAHEVHFPALLPKEPYEVTGRYVEYGPGMFRLEDRRGAGYVLAPTHEEVFTLLVKDLYNSYKDLPLSIYQIQDKYRDEARPRAGLLRGREFTMKDAYSFDYTDAGLDASYQAQRDAYERIFTRLGLEYVIVKADAGAMGGSKSEEFLHPTPVGEDTFVRSAGGYAANVEAFTTLVPDTLPIEGLPEPTVFDSPNTPTIQTLVDLANAEQPRDDGRAWTAGDTLKNVVLALTNLDGSREIVVVGMPGDREVDLKRAEVAFQPAEVDAANEADFAKYPELVKGYIGPWTEAGAVLGEKSATGIRYLLDPRVVDGTQWITGANEDQKHVFGLVAGRDFVGDGIVEAANVRDGDPAPDGSGPIETARGMEIGHVFQLGRKYAEALGLKVLDENGKLVTVTMGSYGIGVTRILAIIAELNNDAKGLIWPPEVAPFDVHVVATGRDESVYAAAEAIVSQLEAAGKEVLFDDRPKVSPGVKFGDAELIGVPKIVIVGRGVADGIVEVWNRATGERAEITLDSVAGAV; encoded by the coding sequence GTGCCAACACGTCTCACCAACTACTTTCTCAAGACTCTTCGCGAAGACCCCTCCGACGCTGAGGTGACGAGCCATCGGCTCCTCGTGCGTGCCGGCTACATCCGTCGGCAAGCGCCGGGGATCTTCGCCTGGCTGCCACTCGGGCTGCGGGTGAAGAGCAAGATCGAAGCGATCATCCGGGACGAGATGACGAACGCGGGTGCGCACGAGGTGCACTTTCCCGCCCTCCTGCCCAAGGAGCCATACGAGGTGACCGGTCGATACGTGGAGTACGGCCCGGGCATGTTCCGTCTGGAGGACCGGCGCGGTGCAGGCTACGTGCTGGCGCCGACGCACGAAGAGGTCTTCACGCTGCTGGTCAAAGACCTCTACAACAGCTACAAAGATCTGCCTCTGTCGATCTACCAGATCCAGGACAAGTACCGCGATGAGGCGCGCCCGCGGGCGGGGCTCCTTCGGGGCCGTGAGTTCACCATGAAAGATGCGTACTCGTTCGACTACACCGATGCCGGCCTCGACGCCTCCTACCAGGCGCAGCGCGATGCATACGAGCGCATCTTCACCCGGCTCGGTCTCGAATACGTGATTGTGAAGGCCGACGCCGGCGCAATGGGTGGGTCCAAGAGCGAAGAGTTCCTGCACCCCACCCCGGTCGGTGAAGACACCTTCGTGCGCTCCGCCGGTGGGTACGCCGCCAACGTCGAAGCCTTCACGACGCTCGTGCCCGACACGCTGCCGATCGAGGGGTTGCCTGAGCCGACGGTTTTCGACTCACCGAACACCCCGACCATCCAGACTCTCGTCGACCTGGCCAACGCCGAACAGCCCCGCGACGATGGACGAGCGTGGACGGCGGGCGACACGCTCAAGAACGTCGTTCTCGCCCTCACGAACCTCGACGGTTCACGCGAGATCGTGGTTGTCGGTATGCCGGGCGACCGCGAGGTCGACCTGAAGCGTGCCGAGGTCGCCTTTCAGCCGGCCGAGGTCGACGCGGCCAACGAGGCCGATTTCGCAAAATACCCGGAGCTCGTCAAGGGCTACATCGGCCCGTGGACTGAGGCCGGGGCCGTGCTGGGAGAGAAGTCTGCCACGGGCATCCGGTACCTTCTCGACCCGCGCGTCGTTGACGGTACCCAGTGGATCACAGGCGCAAACGAAGACCAGAAGCACGTCTTCGGTCTTGTTGCCGGGCGCGACTTCGTGGGCGACGGCATCGTCGAGGCCGCGAACGTGAGAGACGGTGACCCGGCTCCTGACGGCTCCGGCCCCATCGAGACGGCACGCGGCATGGAGATCGGCCACGTGTTCCAGCTCGGCCGCAAGTACGCGGAGGCCCTCGGGCTCAAGGTGCTCGACGAGAACGGAAAGCTCGTCACGGTGACGATGGGTTCGTACGGTATCGGTGTCACGCGCATCCTGGCGATCATCGCCGAACTGAACAACGATGCGAAGGGACTGATCTGGCCTCCTGAGGTGGCACCGTTCGATGTGCACGTTGTCGCGACCGGTCGTGATGAGTCGGTCTACGCGGCTGCAGAAGCGATCGTCTCGCAGCTCGAGGCGGCGGGCAAAGAGGTTCTCTTCGATGACCGGCCGAAGGTCTCGCCCGGCGTGAAATTCGGCGACGCTGAGTTGATCGGTGTGCCGAAGATCGTCATTGTCGGTCGCGGCGTGGCTGACGGAATCGTCGAAGTGTGGAACAGGGCAACGGGAGAGCGGGCAGAAATCACGCTGGACTCCGTTGCGGGCGCAGTGTAG
- a CDS encoding serine protease, whose translation MPTTRSRFGLLRGFNPRLARAVVGAAVICVATSTLWPALGGTVAADAAGTAADLPQEQVAAIGEAGTVYLSGTWSGFVDFPKPDGSSAWSNEVDASFSCSGFIASSDGYVVTAGHCADPAEGKTSLVDQFLSDEVSNGDITEADAQAYIAAGAEENWPVEGAQSGEPPVLAMKVYPAITITADNSQSFDAVLVDDRPIGQGDSALFKIDARSPLPVLLVSPNAPSTGQTVDAIGYPGNVSGLVSGNPEPTFAQGQVSGRQQTSGGPFTQIGVAMSPGMSGGPVVNTSGDVVGTVSFGPSSDTQQLNFATAPETISAILSRNGVTNRLSDLDTLYRKGLNEYFTGHFHDAAADLGTVTTRDPSNAIAQQYQTKAIASFPQENTTGWVIWVIVGAVVFFVIVIVAVVLLLVLLRARRRKLATTPPAPVPAPFAGPDPSGTARPLPSDQAQGPGDQQGH comes from the coding sequence GTGCCCACCACTCGTTCTCGCTTCGGTCTGCTTCGTGGCTTCAACCCGCGACTGGCCCGAGCCGTTGTCGGGGCAGCGGTGATCTGCGTGGCGACCTCGACGCTGTGGCCGGCGCTCGGCGGCACGGTTGCCGCCGATGCTGCGGGCACCGCTGCCGATCTGCCGCAGGAACAGGTGGCAGCGATCGGAGAAGCCGGTACGGTCTACCTCAGCGGCACCTGGTCGGGCTTCGTCGACTTTCCGAAACCCGATGGCAGCTCAGCATGGTCGAACGAGGTCGATGCGTCATTCAGCTGCAGCGGCTTCATCGCGAGCTCCGACGGCTACGTCGTCACCGCAGGCCACTGCGCTGACCCCGCGGAGGGCAAGACCAGCCTGGTCGACCAGTTCCTCAGCGACGAGGTGTCCAACGGAGACATCACTGAAGCCGACGCGCAGGCGTACATCGCCGCTGGTGCCGAAGAGAACTGGCCGGTGGAGGGGGCGCAATCGGGCGAACCGCCCGTGTTGGCGATGAAGGTCTACCCGGCCATCACCATCACCGCTGACAATTCCCAGAGCTTCGACGCTGTGCTGGTCGACGACAGGCCGATCGGCCAGGGCGACAGCGCGCTGTTCAAGATCGATGCCCGAAGCCCGCTGCCGGTTCTGCTCGTGTCGCCGAACGCACCCTCGACAGGCCAGACCGTCGACGCGATCGGCTATCCCGGCAACGTGTCAGGGCTCGTCAGTGGCAACCCCGAACCGACCTTCGCCCAGGGGCAGGTGAGCGGGCGGCAGCAGACCAGCGGTGGCCCCTTCACCCAGATCGGCGTCGCCATGAGCCCCGGTATGAGCGGAGGGCCGGTCGTGAACACCAGTGGAGACGTTGTCGGAACCGTGAGTTTCGGGCCATCCAGCGACACGCAGCAGCTCAATTTTGCGACAGCACCCGAGACGATCTCGGCAATCCTCTCGCGCAACGGTGTCACCAACAGACTGAGCGACCTCGACACGCTCTACCGAAAGGGCTTGAACGAGTACTTCACCGGTCACTTCCACGATGCCGCTGCCGACCTTGGCACGGTGACCACGCGCGACCCGTCCAACGCGATAGCGCAGCAATACCAGACCAAGGCGATCGCCTCATTCCCGCAGGAGAACACCACAGGCTGGGTGATCTGGGTCATCGTCGGTGCGGTTGTCTTCTTCGTCATCGTGATCGTGGCGGTCGTCCTTCTGCTGGTGTTGCTTCGCGCCCGACGCCGAAAACTGGCCACTACGCCACCCGCACCCGTGCCCGCACCCTTCGCTGGGCCAGACCCTTCCGGCACGGCTCGCCCGCTGCCTTCGGATCAGGCGCAGGGGCCAGGCGACCAGCAGGGGCACTGA
- a CDS encoding MFS transporter: MFRSFSDYNYRLWFGGALVSNIGTWMQRIAQDWIVLTVLTDNDAVAVGVVMALQLGPQLLLVPWTGMVADRVDRRVLLMFTQATMGLLGLGLGVIVLSGTAQLWQVYLFALLLGIASAFDAPARQSFVSNLVSDKNLPNAVALNSASFNGARMIGPALAGVLIAVVGAGWVFVINAASFAAVLVSLTRMRRQDLRVAQKARGGPGQLLDGFRYVSRRPDIVIVFVVIAIIGTFGLNFQIFTSTMTTSVFKLDSTAFGLLSSVVAVGSVAGALLSARRETPRLRLMFAAAAMFGLSCLLGALAPSYLTFSLALVLLGFSAQTLMTTANGSVQLTTAPEFRGRVMALYMAIFMGGTPIGAPIVGWVANVYGPRWAIGVGAAAGFAAALAGLIWMIAHQHLRIAVQAHGSPRFIVTHDGDGRSIHVLETTPIVLPGDFNAEREQLKDEIVIDEVENRR; the protein is encoded by the coding sequence ATGTTCCGCTCCTTCAGCGACTACAACTACCGCCTCTGGTTCGGCGGAGCCCTGGTTTCGAACATCGGTACCTGGATGCAGCGAATCGCCCAGGACTGGATCGTGCTGACGGTTCTGACCGACAATGACGCTGTGGCGGTCGGCGTCGTCATGGCCCTGCAGCTCGGCCCACAGCTGCTCCTCGTTCCGTGGACCGGCATGGTGGCCGACCGTGTCGACCGGCGCGTGCTGCTCATGTTCACCCAGGCGACGATGGGCCTGCTCGGCCTGGGGCTCGGGGTGATCGTGCTGAGCGGTACGGCGCAACTGTGGCAGGTGTACCTGTTCGCCCTGCTGCTCGGCATTGCCTCGGCGTTCGATGCGCCAGCCCGCCAGTCGTTCGTCTCGAACCTCGTCTCTGACAAGAATCTCCCGAACGCTGTGGCGCTGAACTCGGCCTCCTTCAACGGCGCACGGATGATCGGCCCAGCACTCGCGGGCGTACTCATCGCCGTGGTCGGTGCCGGCTGGGTGTTCGTGATCAATGCGGCGAGTTTCGCTGCGGTGCTCGTCTCGCTGACCCGCATGCGTCGGCAGGACCTGCGGGTCGCGCAGAAGGCGCGCGGTGGCCCCGGGCAGCTGCTCGACGGGTTCAGATACGTCTCCAGAAGACCGGATATCGTGATCGTCTTCGTTGTGATCGCCATCATCGGCACCTTCGGGCTGAACTTCCAGATCTTCACTTCAACGATGACGACCAGCGTATTCAAGCTCGATTCGACCGCCTTCGGGCTCCTCTCGTCGGTGGTGGCTGTCGGGTCGGTAGCGGGCGCACTCCTCTCTGCACGGCGTGAGACTCCGCGACTGCGGCTCATGTTCGCCGCCGCCGCGATGTTCGGCCTCAGCTGTCTGCTCGGAGCCCTCGCGCCGTCGTACCTGACGTTCTCCCTCGCCCTCGTGCTGTTGGGCTTCTCCGCCCAGACCCTGATGACGACCGCCAACGGGTCCGTGCAGCTGACAACCGCGCCGGAGTTCCGCGGCCGGGTGATGGCGCTCTACATGGCGATCTTCATGGGCGGTACGCCGATCGGGGCACCGATCGTGGGCTGGGTCGCCAACGTCTACGGTCCGCGCTGGGCGATCGGGGTCGGCGCCGCCGCAGGTTTTGCCGCTGCGCTGGCCGGGTTGATCTGGATGATCGCCCACCAGCATCTCCGCATCGCCGTGCAGGCGCACGGCTCGCCGCGGTTCATCGTCACCCACGATGGCGATGGTCGCAGCATCCACGTGCTCGAGACGACGCCGATCGTTCTGCCAGGAGACTTCAACGCCGAAAGAGAACAACTGAAGGATGAAATTGTGATCGACGAGGTCGAGAACAGGCGCTGA
- a CDS encoding MarR family winged helix-turn-helix transcriptional regulator, whose translation MTSHADTPGTGPETDLSSQLRQAVLRTSRRLRAEKADSELSDTQSVVLAYLYNHGPSTPGELARFERVTPPSMNRTINAVVAAGYAERSPSAEDGRKVVMTLTPLGTALVLETRRRRDEWLHRRLDELTDVDRHTLLRASEILRGMADS comes from the coding sequence ATGACCAGCCATGCCGACACCCCTGGGACGGGTCCCGAGACCGATCTCTCGTCCCAGCTCAGGCAGGCGGTTCTTCGCACCTCGCGCCGGCTCAGGGCCGAGAAGGCCGACAGCGAGCTGAGTGACACACAGTCGGTCGTCCTGGCCTACCTGTACAACCACGGCCCGAGCACTCCCGGCGAGCTCGCGCGTTTCGAGCGCGTGACCCCGCCCTCCATGAACCGCACGATCAATGCTGTCGTGGCCGCGGGGTACGCCGAGCGCAGCCCCTCCGCCGAAGACGGGCGCAAGGTCGTCATGACGCTCACACCGCTTGGCACTGCGCTGGTGCTCGAGACCCGTCGTCGTCGCGACGAGTGGCTGCACCGTCGGCTCGACGAGTTGACGGATGTGGATCGCCACACGCTGCTGCGGGCATCCGAAATTCTTCGAGGGATGGCCGACAGTTGA